The genomic segment AATCAGACTTGAGCCAAGTACTAATTTCAGACTAATTGGCTCACCGAGCAAGACTACACCTAACACAATCGCAATGACTACGCTTAACTTATCAATCGGGGCAACCCAAGATGCTGGCGCGAGTTGAAGTGCTCGATAGTACAAAAGCCAAGATAGTCCTGTGGCAACCCCTGATAAAATCAAAAATGTGAGTGGTTTGGCAGCAATATGTTGGGGTAATTCCCATTCATTACGCGCGGTAATAATACCGCCAATAACAAAGAAAATGACAATGGTGCGGATAAATGTCGCCAAATTACTGTTCATTCCTTCTACACCTAATTTGCCTAAAATAGCGGTTAAACCAGCAAAAAAAGCGGAACCAACCGCATAAATAATCCAGTTCATAAAATCTCCCTATAAATCTTTCATTTTTTAACCGCACTTTAAGCAGATTTTACTTTAACAAAACAAATAGTTGCCAAAATT from the [Actinobacillus] rossii genome contains:
- a CDS encoding integral membrane protein; protein product: MNWIIYAVGSAFFAGLTAILGKLGVEGMNSNLATFIRTIVIFFVIGGIITARNEWELPQHIAAKPLTFLILSGVATGLSWLLYYRALQLAPASWVAPIDKLSVVIAIVLGVVLLGEPISLKLVLGSSLIVAGVLVLAF